The following proteins are co-located in the Pedobacter sp. FW305-3-2-15-E-R2A2 genome:
- a CDS encoding MATE family efflux transporter yields the protein MSNQQTASTGKLSQILNLLKQALKGEDLDFTQGSIRRAVLLLAIPMMLEMAMESVFALVDLYFVGHLHNSSHAIQTVGLTESVLTIIYSLAIGMSMAATAVVARRIGEKNPEAAAKAGVQAIIVAVAVNIVISILGVIYASDILLLMGASAETAAQGTPFARIMMGGSVIIVLLFLINGIFRGAGNAAIAMKSLWIANIANIILCPVLINGFGPIPAFGLTGAAIATTIGRGIGVCYQVYHLISGKSLLKLHLSYFKPHFEQIKALLKIATPGIFQFIIASCSWIFLAQLVATTGGDHGSAGYQTALRLMMFFMLPAWGMSNAAATLVGQNLGAKSLDRAEQSVMKTAKYIVIYMITVMAFTFIGGYYFISFFTNDKLVQEVALHALQIMSLGYIFYGIGMVLISTFNGAGDTWTPTWVNFFGFWLFQIPLAFLLAKHFEMGPTGVFIAIPVAETGIAIAGYILFKKGRWKTIKV from the coding sequence ATGTCAAATCAGCAAACAGCTTCAACAGGCAAGCTATCTCAAATTTTAAATCTTTTAAAACAGGCCCTTAAGGGCGAAGACCTTGATTTCACTCAAGGCAGTATCCGAAGGGCAGTGCTCCTTCTCGCCATTCCGATGATGTTGGAAATGGCGATGGAATCTGTATTTGCGCTCGTGGATCTTTATTTTGTAGGCCACCTTCACAATAGCAGTCATGCGATACAAACAGTAGGATTAACAGAATCGGTATTGACGATCATTTACTCTCTGGCAATAGGGATGAGTATGGCCGCAACAGCAGTCGTAGCCCGTAGAATCGGCGAGAAAAACCCGGAAGCCGCGGCAAAAGCAGGTGTTCAGGCGATCATCGTCGCGGTGGCCGTTAATATTGTCATCAGCATTTTAGGTGTTATCTATGCTTCAGATATCCTGTTGCTCATGGGAGCCTCCGCAGAAACAGCTGCACAGGGTACCCCATTTGCAAGAATCATGATGGGCGGAAGTGTGATCATCGTACTCCTTTTCCTGATCAACGGTATTTTCAGAGGTGCAGGAAATGCGGCCATCGCCATGAAGAGTTTGTGGATTGCCAATATTGCCAATATCATCTTATGTCCGGTCCTCATTAATGGCTTTGGCCCGATTCCGGCATTTGGATTAACAGGTGCCGCCATCGCGACCACCATCGGCAGAGGAATCGGTGTTTGTTATCAGGTGTATCACCTGATCAGTGGAAAAAGTTTGTTAAAGCTCCATTTATCCTATTTCAAACCCCATTTCGAACAAATAAAAGCACTGTTAAAAATTGCCACCCCAGGGATCTTTCAATTCATCATCGCTTCCTGCAGCTGGATCTTTCTGGCACAACTGGTAGCGACCACGGGAGGAGATCATGGTTCCGCAGGTTATCAGACCGCATTGAGGTTGATGATGTTCTTTATGTTGCCTGCGTGGGGCATGAGTAATGCTGCAGCAACATTAGTTGGACAAAACCTGGGTGCAAAAAGCCTGGATCGTGCAGAACAATCGGTGATGAAGACTGCTAAGTACATCGTTATTTATATGATCACGGTAATGGCATTTACATTTATTGGCGGATATTATTTTATCTCCTTCTTTACCAACGACAAACTCGTTCAGGAAGTGGCACTTCATGCTTTACAGATCATGAGTCTTGGTTATATCTTTTATGGAATCGGGATGGTATTGATCAGCACTTTTAATGGCGCCGGCGATACCTGGACCCCGACATGGGTTAACTTCTTCGGATTTTGGCTGTTTCAGATCCCATTGGCATTCTTATTGGCAAAACATTTTGAGATGGGACCGACAGGGGTATTTATTGCGATTCCTGTCGCAGAGACAGGGATTGCCATTGCAGGATATATCCTGTTCAAAAAAGGGAGGTGGAAGACGATTAAGGTGTAA
- a CDS encoding DUF3575 domain-containing protein yields the protein MKKTFTFTFTKTILSFAFLALVLSGNVSYGQQAGTDSETGKHLVKWNVAALALKNYSFQYEQAIGRKTSLALGLRFMPKSSMPFSTLLKNGIDDDQTWESIKDFKTGNFSITPEFRYYFGESVFQGFYVAPFVRYARYNADLPFNYEYQQNGTSIKGKMDFSGGVDTFTGGVLIGAQWSLSKSISLDLWIIGPNYGFASGNIAGKKTLNSMEQDELRKALNDDFSDLPLVKTKSTVDGNGAKIDFDGPWAGLRSGLSIGYRF from the coding sequence ATGAAGAAAACCTTTACTTTTACCTTTACTAAAACTATTTTATCATTTGCCTTTCTTGCGCTGGTTCTTTCCGGGAATGTAAGTTATGGCCAACAGGCCGGCACAGATTCAGAAACCGGGAAACACCTGGTGAAATGGAATGTTGCGGCCCTGGCTCTTAAAAACTATTCTTTTCAGTACGAGCAGGCTATCGGCAGAAAAACATCTTTGGCGCTTGGGCTTAGGTTTATGCCTAAATCAAGTATGCCATTCAGTACGCTCCTTAAGAATGGAATTGATGATGACCAGACCTGGGAAAGCATTAAAGATTTTAAAACAGGAAACTTCTCCATCACTCCTGAATTCAGGTATTATTTTGGAGAAAGTGTTTTCCAGGGATTTTATGTTGCTCCTTTTGTGAGGTATGCGAGGTACAATGCAGACCTTCCTTTTAACTATGAATACCAACAAAATGGAACCAGTATTAAAGGTAAAATGGACTTTAGCGGAGGCGTGGATACTTTTACTGGAGGTGTTCTAATTGGTGCGCAATGGAGTTTAAGCAAGTCCATCTCGCTTGATTTATGGATAATCGGTCCAAATTATGGATTTGCGTCCGGAAATATCGCTGGCAAGAAAACATTAAACTCAATGGAACAAGATGAACTGAGAAAAGCGCTTAACGACGACTTCAGTGACCTTCCTTTGGTAAAAACCAAATCTACTGTCGACGGTAATGGTGCCAAAATAGATTTTGATGGCCCATGGGCAGGTCTAAGATCTGGCTTAAGCATTGGATACAGATTTTAA
- the rpsO gene encoding 30S ribosomal protein S15 gives MYLSKEKKADIFKTHGEVETNTGSAEGQVALFTYRIAHLTEHLKKNRKDFSTQLSLQKLVGKRRGILAYLYKKDIGRYRAIIKALGLRDIIKPLGSRDSK, from the coding sequence ATGTATTTAAGTAAAGAAAAGAAAGCCGACATTTTCAAAACACACGGCGAAGTAGAAACCAACACGGGTTCTGCAGAAGGTCAGGTAGCGTTATTTACATACCGTATTGCGCACTTAACAGAGCATTTAAAGAAAAATCGTAAAGATTTCTCTACTCAGTTGTCACTACAAAAATTAGTAGGTAAACGTCGCGGTATTTTGGCCTATCTGTACAAAAAAGATATTGGTCGTTACCGTGCTATCATCAAAGCTTTAGGGCTAAGAGATATCATCAAACCTTTAGGTTCGAGAGATAGCAAATAA
- a CDS encoding acyl-CoA thioesterase yields the protein MEKNEYSIFESELKVRPDDIDMFQHVHNSKYFDYVLAARYDQMEQFYKMPMESFLESGFGWVVRTAHVEFKRPLILGDVIAVRTGILTINEKGCRVQFEIENKRTGKIASDGWFDYVMIDTNTGKGCKVNEEMIQAYSI from the coding sequence ATGGAAAAGAACGAATACAGCATATTTGAAAGCGAATTAAAAGTACGTCCGGATGACATAGATATGTTTCAACACGTACACAACAGCAAATACTTCGATTATGTACTTGCCGCCAGGTATGACCAGATGGAGCAATTCTATAAAATGCCTATGGAATCTTTTCTGGAAAGTGGTTTTGGCTGGGTAGTACGTACTGCTCATGTAGAGTTCAAGCGCCCGCTCATCCTTGGAGATGTAATTGCCGTCCGCACCGGAATTCTGACCATTAATGAAAAAGGATGCAGGGTACAATTTGAAATTGAAAATAAGCGTACCGGAAAAATCGCATCCGATGGATGGTTCGACTATGTCATGATCGACACGAATACCGGAAAAGGCTGCAAAGTGAATGAAGAAATGATTCAGGCTTACAGCATTTAA
- a CDS encoding IS3 family transposase, translating to MKQDFPKLGIRLLCRLFGKTRHAYYDHQWRVQDEGLKDEIILQHVLRIREKQKRIGTLKLHFMLQEVLSAHDIKIGRDYLFRLMREHGLHIRTRKRKAVTTNSRHWMRKYNNQIKELIIHRPEQVWVSDITYIQLTKQWGYLSLITDAYSKKIMGWAFRTDLSAQGCIDALDMAVKTRKHPQDQLIHHSDRGSQYCSKNYVDLLTENQVAISMTENGDPYENAIAERVNGILKAEFDMHSSKASFKETTKRIRENIQTYNQLRPHASCDYLTPEQAHLKRGIFKKRWKPKKYKTKENQTCITRSGITNLSV from the coding sequence ATGAAACAGGACTTCCCAAAACTTGGGATCAGGTTGCTGTGCAGACTGTTTGGCAAAACAAGACATGCGTATTACGACCACCAGTGGCGAGTACAGGATGAGGGTTTAAAAGATGAGATCATTTTGCAGCATGTACTGCGTATTCGGGAAAAGCAAAAGCGAATAGGTACGTTGAAACTGCATTTTATGCTGCAGGAAGTGTTGTCAGCGCACGATATTAAAATTGGAAGGGACTATTTATTTCGCCTAATGCGGGAGCATGGCCTCCATATCAGAACACGAAAAAGGAAAGCGGTGACAACTAATTCAAGGCATTGGATGCGAAAATATAATAACCAGATCAAGGAATTGATCATCCACCGTCCCGAACAGGTCTGGGTAAGTGATATTACTTATATTCAGTTGACAAAACAGTGGGGATATCTAAGCCTTATCACAGATGCCTATTCTAAAAAGATCATGGGATGGGCTTTTAGGACTGATTTATCTGCTCAAGGATGTATAGACGCGCTTGATATGGCTGTCAAAACACGTAAACACCCCCAAGATCAGCTCATACATCATTCTGATCGGGGATCACAATATTGTAGTAAAAACTATGTGGACCTGCTTACCGAAAATCAGGTAGCAATAAGCATGACTGAAAATGGAGACCCTTATGAAAATGCAATAGCAGAACGGGTAAATGGAATATTAAAAGCGGAGTTTGATATGCATAGTTCTAAAGCAAGTTTTAAAGAAACAACAAAGAGAATCAGAGAGAATATTCAAACTTATAACCAACTAAGACCGCATGCAAGCTGTGATTATCTCACACCAGAACAGGCGCATCTTAAACGGGGAATCTTTAAGAAAAGATGGAAGCCTAAAAAGTACAAAACAAAGGAAAATCAAACTTGTATAACCCGATCAGGAATAACAAATTTGAGTGTATAG
- the pnp gene encoding polyribonucleotide nucleotidyltransferase, whose product MNVIKKSFDLGDGRTIEIETGKLAKQADGSVVVKMGDTMLLATVVSTVGAKSGVDFLPLSVDYQEKYAAAGRIPGGFLRREARLSDYEVLISRLVDRALRPMFPEDYHSDTQVMITLISSDKNIMPDCLAGLAASAAIAVSDIPFNGPISEVRVAKIDGNFVINPYVSDLERATMEFLVAGTENDIVMVEGEADEISEADMVEAIEFAHKAIVVQVQAQKELAELVGKTVKRTYSHEDSNPELKEQVYAATYDKVYAIAKSNTSKGERGDAFGAILMDFIATLGEDIDDVTGFLAKKYFHDVQYDAIRNLVLDEGIRLDGRDVRTVRPIWSEVGYLPSAHGSAVFTRGETQSLTTVTLGSKDDEQMIDGAFINGYNKFLLHYNFPGFSTGEVRPNRGAGRREIGHGNLAMRSLKKVLPGLEENPYTIRIVSDILESNGSSSMATVCAGTLALMDAGIKIKAPVSGIAMGLITDEKTGKYAILSDILGDEDHLGDMDFKVTGTEKGIVACQMDLKINGLKWEVLTNALNQAKEARLHILNEMKKTISAPREDYKDHAPRIVSLSIDKEFIGAVIGPGGKIIQEMQRETGASISIEEVGNKGIVEIFADNKAAIDAAVSRINAIAAKPDIGATYDGKVKSIMPFGAFVEIMPGKDGLLHISEIDWTRLETMDGVFKEGDRIQVKLLDIDKQGKMKLSRKALLPRPAKPEGTAENKPA is encoded by the coding sequence ATGAATGTAATAAAAAAATCGTTCGACTTGGGCGATGGAAGAACAATCGAAATTGAAACAGGGAAATTAGCAAAACAAGCTGATGGTTCTGTAGTTGTTAAAATGGGCGATACTATGTTATTGGCTACTGTAGTATCTACTGTAGGTGCAAAATCTGGTGTTGACTTTTTACCATTATCTGTAGATTATCAGGAGAAATATGCTGCCGCAGGCCGTATTCCCGGAGGATTCTTACGTCGTGAAGCAAGATTATCAGATTATGAAGTTTTAATTTCACGTTTGGTTGACCGCGCTTTACGCCCGATGTTCCCTGAAGATTATCACTCAGATACTCAGGTGATGATCACTTTGATCTCTTCTGACAAAAATATAATGCCTGACTGTTTAGCTGGTTTAGCTGCTTCGGCTGCGATCGCGGTTTCAGATATCCCTTTCAACGGACCAATCTCTGAAGTACGTGTGGCTAAAATTGATGGTAACTTCGTTATCAACCCTTATGTAAGTGATCTTGAGCGTGCAACGATGGAATTCCTTGTTGCAGGTACTGAAAACGACATCGTGATGGTGGAAGGTGAAGCTGATGAGATCTCTGAAGCTGACATGGTAGAAGCAATTGAATTTGCACACAAAGCAATCGTTGTTCAGGTTCAGGCACAAAAAGAATTGGCTGAATTAGTAGGTAAGACCGTTAAACGTACTTATTCTCATGAAGACAGCAATCCTGAATTAAAGGAGCAGGTTTATGCAGCTACTTATGATAAAGTATATGCAATCGCAAAAAGCAACACGAGCAAAGGTGAGCGTGGTGATGCTTTCGGTGCCATCTTAATGGATTTCATCGCTACTTTAGGCGAAGATATCGATGATGTAACCGGATTCTTAGCTAAAAAATATTTCCATGATGTACAATATGATGCCATCCGTAACCTGGTATTAGACGAAGGAATTCGTTTAGATGGTCGTGATGTGCGTACAGTACGTCCGATCTGGAGTGAAGTAGGTTATTTGCCTTCTGCTCACGGATCAGCTGTATTTACACGTGGTGAAACCCAATCATTAACTACCGTTACTTTAGGTTCTAAAGATGATGAGCAAATGATTGATGGTGCTTTCATCAATGGATACAACAAATTCTTATTACACTATAACTTCCCTGGTTTCTCTACTGGTGAGGTTCGTCCGAACAGAGGTGCTGGTCGTCGTGAAATCGGTCATGGTAACTTAGCCATGCGTTCATTGAAGAAAGTATTACCTGGATTGGAAGAAAATCCATATACCATCCGTATCGTTTCTGATATCTTAGAATCTAACGGTTCTTCGTCAATGGCAACTGTTTGTGCGGGTACATTAGCATTAATGGATGCAGGTATTAAAATCAAAGCTCCGGTATCCGGAATTGCAATGGGATTAATCACTGATGAAAAAACTGGTAAATATGCCATCCTTTCAGATATCTTAGGTGATGAAGATCATTTAGGTGATATGGACTTTAAAGTTACTGGTACTGAAAAAGGTATCGTTGCTTGTCAGATGGATTTAAAAATCAATGGTTTGAAATGGGAAGTGTTAACTAACGCACTAAATCAAGCTAAAGAAGCCCGTTTACACATCTTAAACGAAATGAAGAAAACGATCTCTGCACCACGTGAAGACTACAAAGACCACGCGCCACGTATCGTTTCTCTAAGCATTGACAAAGAATTTATTGGCGCTGTAATCGGCCCAGGCGGTAAAATTATCCAGGAAATGCAACGCGAAACCGGCGCATCTATCTCTATCGAAGAAGTAGGTAACAAAGGTATCGTTGAAATCTTTGCTGATAATAAAGCAGCTATTGATGCTGCAGTTAGCCGTATCAATGCCATTGCTGCTAAACCAGACATAGGTGCTACTTATGATGGTAAAGTGAAATCTATCATGCCATTTGGTGCATTCGTAGAGATCATGCCAGGAAAAGACGGATTATTACACATCTCTGAGATCGACTGGACCCGTTTAGAAACGATGGACGGTGTGTTCAAAGAAGGTGACAGGATTCAGGTGAAACTTTTGGATATTGACAAACAAGGAAAAATGAAACTTTCAAGAAAAGCTTTATTGCCTCGCCCAGCAAAACCAGAAGGCACCGCAGAAAACAAACCTGCATAA